The DNA window AGTCGTCTTGTGCTGCCAGTCGAGGGCGCGGCGCTTGGCTCTCGCGCGCAGGCCCGCGATCTGGTCATAGGTCCGGCGCAGCCGATTCGATGTCGGGTGCCCCAGTGTGCGGTGGCGGCGTTGGCGGGCGGACTTGCGTTCTAATCGGCGAAGGTATTCTTCCTCTCCCACCGTGAACCACGGCCCGTGCTCGCGGACGGTGCCGTCCGACAGGGCCAGCGGTTTGGCCACACCCCGGTCGATACCAACACCGGGGCCGGTGTGCGGGGCGGGTTCCTTAACGTCGGTGCGTACACGGAACACGATGTGCCAGCCATTGGCTTCCCGCACGAGTCGGGCGCCGGTGACCTTGTTATGCGCATCGGCGTGCTTACCCACCGGCAGGCCCCGGGTCCAGCGGAACCGCACCATGCCGATGTTGGGGACCCTCACGGTGCCCCACCTGCGGTTGAGGCGGCGGATTGCCAGGTCGCGGCCCTGGGGAACATCGACGGCCATCCGTGAGCGCAGCCGGGACTTGAAGGTCGGTTTTCCGGCCCGCCCGCCCCAGCAGTTACGCCACGCCTGGACGTAGGTCTTGAGGACGGCCTGTGCCGCTTGCGCCGGGAGTTCGGCGAGCCAGTCAATGTCCGCGCGGGCCTGCTTGATGGCCTGCTCGGCGTCCTTCAGGTCGATCCTGCGGTTCTCCGATACCTGGGTCCACCAGTCATGGAGCAGGTTCCACATGGTACGGGCGGCGTGGGCCTGCGCTTCCAGGGCGTTCGCTTGTCCGGGTGTGGGATACATCCGGGCCTTGTGGCCGCGTTCCCGCTTCACGTGTCACCTCCCCACCGCCAGCCAAAGCCGGACTATACCATTTGGTTCATGTCACCACGCTGGGAATAAAGACCCGATGTGCACTGGCGCGCACGTTGCCTACCACCTTCATGCCCGCTTGATTTTCGCCACGAAGTACCGACGCACGGTCTTCACCAGCCCTACACATACTCGACGCCGGTGAGTGAGTGTACTCAGACAGGCACATGGCCCCGCTCCGATTCCGGCGCGTGGTGCGGACACCGTGCGGGGATATAATCGGCGGGCCATGAGCCGCTTCGTGCCAGCCTGCCCTCTTCTCCCGCGTATTTCCACACTGGAAACACAAAGAGTAAAGTTCTGTAATAGAATTGCTCATAGAGGGCAGTGCCGCAGTGCCGCAGTGCCGCAGTGCCGCAGTGCCGCAGTGCCGCAGTGCCGCAGTGCCGCAGTGCCGCAGTGCCGCAGTGCCGCAGTGCCGCAGTGCCGCAGTGCCGCAAGCTCTGACCCCCTTTTGTGGACGGCGTTCTGATGGCCGTCCCCTACCTCCGAACCCAGGTGGGACCCGACCCGCACCGCTGGACCACGTTCGGCGAACGCACCACGGTGCTCGTCATCGCCCGCACGTTCACCTCCACCGTGAAAGCCCTCGAAGCGCTGGCGGCTTTCCGCGGTGACCCCCGCGTCCTCGTCATCGTCACCGTCGACGACACCTCCGCCTTCAACGCCGGTACGGAAGCCCTGCTCCGCGCAGCGGACATGTGCCTCCTCCCCTGGGAGGAAGCGACAGCGCTGCCCGTCGACCTGGTTCTCACCGCCAGCGAGAACGTGGACCTGAGCCCGTTCACCGCCCCGGTAGCGGTGCTGCCGCACGGGATCGGTTTCCAGAAGTACGTCCCGGACTCCGAGAGCGGAGCCGTCCGGCTGGCGGGTGTCGTCCGGGAGGAGTTCACCGAGTGGTCCAACGTGCACATGGTCATCTCCCACCCCGCCCAACGCGAGCAGCTCCGCTCCGCCCACCCCGCACTGGCCGAACGGGCCGCCGTCGTCGGCGACCCCACCCACGACCGGCTCCGGGCAGCGCGCCGGCTCCGGCACCACTACCGGCAGCGCTTCGGCCTGGGCCCTGAGCAGCGGCTCGTCGTCCTCACCTCCACGTGGGGGGAGGAGAGCCTCATCGGCACCCAACCCACGCTCCCCGCAACACTCCTCAGGGAACTACCGCGTGACCGGTACCGCGTCGCCGCCGTACTCCACCCCAACGTGTGGTACTCCGACAGCCCGTGGACGGTACGCGCGGTCCTCGCCGACGCCGTCGACGCGGGACTGGCCCTGGTCCCGCCGGACGAGGGGTGGGGCGCCGCGCTGGTCGCGGCGGACTGTGTGATCGGCGATCACGGCTCGGTGACCGTGTACGGGGCCGCGCTGGACCGGCCGGTGCTCCTCGGAGCGTTCGGCGACGAGGCCGTGGGCGGAACCGCGGTCGACCGGCTCGCCCACCACGCCCCGCGTCTGGGCAGCGGCGACGGGATCCGAGAACGGGTCGAGGCCGCCCTATCCCAGCACCGACCCGGCCGGTACACCAGCGTCGCCGACCTCGCGTTCACCCATGTCGACAGGGCAGGACGACGTCTTACCGAGTTCCTCTACCGGCTGCTGGAACTTTCCCCGCCCTCCCGGAACGGAGCCACCCGCGTCCTTCCGCCGGCCTCCCCGGAGTACACACCTCCCGCCTCGTTCGAGGTCCGCACCCGCTGTACGGCGCCGGGCGTCGTCCACGTGGAGCGTTTCCCCGCTGCGGTGGCAGGCCCCGGGAGCGTGGCACCGGCAGAGGTCCGCCACCTCGCCGCGGAGGAGACCGAGCCTGTTGACGCGATCGTGCGGTCCGCCTCCGTCATCACCGGCCCCTGCCACCAGGACCCCGGCTCCGCCCGGCAGTGGGCCGCCGCAGCCCTGGACCGCTACCCCGGCTGCCTGATCGCCGCAACCCGGAGCGGTTCCGGGCACCATCTCGCCGTCCGCGACCGGGGGCACCTCCGTGTCCGGACCGACGGCACCCCGGACGCCGGTTTACCAGCCGCGCTGGTCTACGCGCTGTTGCTCCACGGGCAGCAGCGTCCCGCCGGTCCCCACACCCTGCACGCGGGTGGGGACACCTGGCGGTGTTCGATCGAACCCGACAGTTAACCGTTCAACTCGGCCAACCGGTCGCGCACCTCACGCGCCTGCGGATTGCCGCCCGCGGTGTAGACCGCCAGGACGTTGCGCAGGTGCGGGAGGGCAGCCGCCGGCGCGCCCAGCCGAGCCAGCACGTCCGCCAGCTCCCGCTCCGCTTCCGCCTGGTAGTACGTGCGCCCTCCAGCGCGCAGAGCCTCCACCGCCGCGCCCAACTCCCGCGAGGCCTCGGCGAGCCGTCCCGCACGGGAGTACGCGTACCCCAGGCTCGCGCGGGCCCGGGCGGCCATCCGCTCGTCCGGAGGGGACAGCGCGAGGAAACGTTCCATCGCCTCGCCGGCGGCGGCGATGGCGTCGTCCTCCCGCCCGGACGTGGCGAAGGCGCGGCCCCGGAAGTAAACCGCCAGGGCCGCACCGCGGGCCCCGTTGTACGCGTCGTGCTCGGCCACCCGCTCGTTGAGACGCTGGCAACGGTCGTAGGCGGCGATGGCACTGTCCGGGTCGACGTACTCCAGATAGCGCCCGTGGAACTCCTGCACCGAGGCGCGCAGCAGCAGCTCCGCGTCCTCGGCGGCCCGCAGTGCCCGTTCGATTTCCTGCTGCGCCCGCTCCCACCGTCCGAGGTCGGTCAGCGGCCGGGAGGCCAGGGACCGCAGCCGCGCCTCCGCCCGAGCGTTACCGGCTGCCTGGGCGGCGTCGGCACCGGCGGTGCCGGTGTCGGCCCAGTCGGTGACGTAGCGGACGTTCAGGTACAGCGCCGTGGCCAGCTCGGCCAGCTGCCACGCGTGGTCGTGCATCCCGGCACGCGCCGCGGCCCGCACTCCTTCCCGCAGGGTTTCCCGTTCCTCCTCCAGCCACCGCAGCGCACGCTTGTCGTCCGCGCCGAAGGGGTCGCTGCGGCCACCGGTCCACGCTGCGGTGTCAACGATCCGCAGCCGTTCTCCCATGACGACCCGGTCGGCGAACGCCGCCATGGCCAGGAAGTCTTCCAGTCCCCGGCGGAAGGCCGCGCTGCGCTGCTCCTCGCTCTCCGTGCGGGTGGCGCGTTCGCGCGCGTCCAACCGGATGAGGGAGTGCCGGAAACGGTAGTGGTCCGAACCGTCGGATTCGAGGAGGTTGGCCCCGGTGAGCTCCTCCGACAGCGCGCGCACGCTGCCGGGGTCGGTGTCGCCGAGTGCGGCGGCGACGGACACCCCCACACGGGGGCACGGCCAGGAGGACAACGCGCGGTACAGGGCGGCGGCCGGCGCGGACAGTTGGCCGTAGGACACGCCGAGGACCGCCGAGACGGTCGTCGCCTGCCCCTCGGGGGCCAGCGCGGCGAGCCGTTGCTTCTCGTCCTCGAGCTCCTCCGCCAGTGGCTCGAGCCCGCGCGGGGAGCACCGCGCCATCCGGCGGGCCGCTGTCGCCAACGCCAGCGGCAGACCGTCGCAGGCCGCCACCAAGCGGTCGAGGATTCCGCTGCCCGCTGCCGCTGCGGCGTCACCACCCATGGCGAGGAGCAGCTCCCGACCCGCCTCGCTGTCCAGGGGTTCCAGGGCCAACGAACGCGCCCCGTCGAGCTCCAGCTCCGGCAGGGCCGGACCGTCGCTGGTGACCAGCACCCCGCTCCCCGGAGCGTTGGACAGGAACGGGCGCACCTGGGCGGGGTCCGTGGCGCCCTCGATGACCACGAGCGCTGCCGAACGCGCCAGCCGGCTGCGGAGCTGGTTAACCCGCCCCTCGTAGGTGGACGGCAGGTACTCGTCCGCGACACCGAGCCTGCGCAGCACGATCGTCACCCACCGGTCCGGGTCCTCGCGGTGTGCTCTGCTCCCGGTGTCGTAGGTGACATGGATCTGTCCCCCGGGGAAGCGCTCTCGGAACTGCGCGGCGCACTTGCGGATGAGCGCGGTCTTGCCGATACCCGGCGCCCCGTCCAGGACGAGGACGTTGGTGGTGTCCCCACGGCCCAGAACCGTTTCCGCTTTGGCGAGCGCGGCGGTGCGGTCGACGAAGTGCGGAGGCTCTGGCGGTACCTCCAGCGGAACGTCCGCCTGGCCGCCGGTGCGGATGTTCACCGCACCGGTGTTGTTCTGGATCTGCACGGCGGTCTCCGCGTTCCCGTGCAGGTCGTTGCGTGCCGCGCCGTCGGAGCCGCCTCCGGCCGCGCGACCGTCTCCACGATCCATCCGTCCTCCTGCGGGGGTGACAGGAAAGCACCGACCAGTAACACGGTACGGGACCAGCGCACCACGCCGCAGCTTCCAGCGCCCTGTTGGGGACGGAGCCGCACGTGGCGGGGGCCGCCCGGGGCCGCCCGCCACCGTGCCGTCCTACGCCGAGGTGTCCTGGGACTCCACGGCGTGGCCGAAGTTGCCCGCGCCCACGGTCCGCTCCAGGGTGCGCAGGACGTGATCGGTGTCGTCGTCGGGACCCGGCACGTAGTACGGGCGTCCGTGCCACCCGAACGTGAGCGTGGCGGGCCCGTTCCACTCGCCGAGGTGCCCCGCCGCCGCGTCGAAGTCCTTGTCCGGCTCGAACCCGAGCTCGCGGGCGTAGGCGACGGACCCGAACACCAGCTCCTGGGCCAGCTCGACGGGGGCCTGTACCGGTTCGTCGCCGTAGGGGGCGTACATCCGCCGGACATAGGGCGGGATCTCGGCGATGTCCACCACGTCCGGCCCGTAGGCGTGTTTCACCCCCAGGCAGTACGGGTCCACCAGGTAGGTGCACACCGCGACGTTGCCCCACCGGCGTTCCCGGGTGACGATCACGGTCACCAGCTCGTCCGTGCCGGGGTCCCCCTCGGCCACCAGGGAGCTGTCCGGCCACTCCGGGTCACCGGTGACTCCCAGGCCGAGGCTCCAGCCCGGGCTGATCCAGCACCCGGCGACCGGGTTCTCCGTCGGCCGGGGTTGCTCCTCCGCGATCGCGCGCACCACGGGCGCCACCCGGGAGGGTGACACGCCGAGGGTCCGCGCGATCGCTTTCGGGGAGCGGCCCTGTTCGCGCAGCTCCCGGACGCGCTGCGTCAGCTCATCGTTGTCCATGCCCAGGAGCATACGGGCAACAGCGGGCGCTGGTGGACCGCAACCCGGTCGCGCTCAGTAGCTGACCGAGTCGGGGCCGAGCAGGGACTTCACCTCCCCGGCGAAGTCCGTTCCCACCTGCACGGGATAGTTGGGAACCTCGAACACGGTCGATTTCACCGGGTTGTCCACCCGGATCGTCAGCGGGGTCTCGCCCCGGTGGTTGGCCAGGGTCTGTTTCAGTTCGGCCACCAGCTCCGGGGTGAGGCGCTGTTCCTGGACGGTCAGCAGCATGGGGGGCGGGCCGTCGGTGAGGTGGCTGATGTCCAGGATCGTCATCTCGTTGGCCTGCAGCGAGTACTCACCCTCCCGCTCCTTCACCCGGCCTTTCACGGACACCGCCATGTCGGTGGCCAGGGACTCGGAGTAGAGCGTGTAGACGTCGGCGAAGAACAGCACGTCGATGGAGCCCCCCATGTCCTCGACGACGACCTTCGCCCACGGGTTACCGCTGTTCTTGCTCACCTTGCGCTCGACCGAGGACATCAGCCCGGCGATCTGCACCTCGCTGCGGTCCCGGTGCTCCCCGTTGGCGACGTCCAGGATCGTGGTGTCGCTGTTGCGCGTCAGGATCCGCTCGGCGCCGGAGAGCGGATGGCTGGAGACGTACAGTCCCAGCATCTCGCGCTCGAACGCCAGCTTGGTCTTGCGGTCCCACTCCCGCTCGTGCCAGGTGATGTCCAGACCGACGGGTCCGTCCCCGTCCCCCCCGGCGGCGCCGAACAGGTCGAACTGGCCGTGGGCCTCCTGCTTCTTGGAACTGAGCACGGCGTCGACCGCGGCCTCGTGGTGGTCGAACAGGTCCATACGGGCACCACCCAGCGAGTCGAACGCCCCCGCCTTGACCAGCGACTCGATGACCTTCTTGTTGCAGGCGGTGAGCTCGATCTTGTTGAGGAAGTCGGTGAAGCTGGTGAACTTGCCCTTCTCCTGGCGGGTTCTGAGGATCGACTCCACCACCTGGGCGCCGACGTTGCGCACCGCTTCCATCCCGAACCGGATGTCGGAACCCACCGGAGTGAACCGCAGACCGGACTCGTTGACGTCCGGAGGCAGCACGTTGATGCCCATCTTGCGGCACTCGGCCAGGTAGATCGCGGACTTGTCCTTGTCGCCGCTCACCGACGTCAGCAACGCGGCCATGTAGGACGCCGGGTGGTTGGCCTTCAGGTAGGCGGTCCAGTAGGACACGATGCCGTACCCGGCGGCGTGCGACTTGTTGAACGCGTACCCGGAGAAGGGAAGCATGACGTCCCACAGCGCCTGGATCGCCTCCTCGGAGAAGCCCTTCTCCTGCATACCGGAGAAGAACTTGCTCTCCTCCTTCTCCAGCGCCTCCTTCTTCTTCTTGCCCATAGCCCGGCGCATCAGGTCGGCGCCGCCCAGGGTGTAGCCGGCGAGCTGCTGGGCGATCGCCATGATCTGCTCCTGGTACACCAGCAGCTGGTAGGTCTCCCCCAGGATCGGTTCCAGAGCCTCTTCCAGCTCCGGGTGGATGGGCGTGTTCTCCTGGCGGTCGTTGGAGCGGTCGGCGTAGTCGTTGTGGGCGTTGGCCGCCATCGGGCCCGGCCGGTACAGGGACAGCACCGCGACGATGTCCTTGAACTCCTTGGGCCGCATGCGCTTCAGGAGTTGGCGCATCGCTCCCCCGTCGAGCTGGAACACGCCCAGCGTCTCGCCCCGGGAGAGCAGCTCGTAGGTGTTCGCGTCGTCCAGTGCCAGCGAACCCAGCTCGATCTCGATGCCCTCGTTGGCGGTGATGTTGTTCACCGCGTCGTCCATGACCGTGAGGTTGCGCAGACCGAGGAAGTCCATCTTCAGCAGGCCCATCTCCTCGCACTGCGGGAACGGGAACCCGGTGATGATGGCGCCGTCGGTGTCCCGCTTGTGCACCGGGATCACGTCGAGGAGGGGCTCGGCGGACAGGATCACCCCCGCCGCGTGCACCCCGGTTCCGCGGGTGAGGCCCTCCAGACCGCGGGCGGTGTCCATCACCGTGCGCACCTGGGGGTCCTTCTCGATCAGCGACCGCAGCTCGCTGGCCTCGCTGTAGCGCTCGTTGTTCTCGTCGTAGATCGCCGCGAGGTCGATCTCCTTGCCCTGGGCCGCCGGCGGGAACGCCTTGGTGATCTGCTCTCCCATGGAGAACGGCAGGCCGTGGATGCGGGTGGAGTCCTTGACCGCGGCCTTGGCCTTGATGAGACCGAAGGTGAGGATCTGGGCGACCTGGCCCTCACCGTAGCGGTCCGTGACGTAACGGATCATGTCACCGCGTTTGCGCTCGTCGAAGTCCAGGTCGATGTCGGGCATCGTGACGCGTTCCGGGTTGAGGAACCGCTCGAAGATCAACCCGTGTTTCAGCGGGTCGATGTCGGTGATGCCCAGCACGTAGGACACGAGCGAACCCGCCGCCGACCCGCGCCCGGGGCCCAGCGCGATCCTGTTGTCGCGGGCGTACTGGCAGATGTCGGCCACCACCAGGAAGTAGGCGGGCCAGCCCATCCCGTTGATGATCCCCAGCTCGTGCTCGACGCGCTCGCGCACGTCGTCGCCGGCGCCCTCGGGGTAGCGGTTCGGCAGTTTGTTCTCGACCTCCCGGCGCAGCCAGGTGGCCTGGCTCTCCCCCTCGGGGACCGAGTAGCGCGGCATGAGGTCGCGGTGGGAGAACACCTCGTCGTAGGCGCCGTCCTCCACCATCTCGGCGATGGCCAGCGTGTTCCTGCACCCCTGCTGCCACTCGTCGAAACTGTTGATCGAGCGCATCTCCTCGGCGCTCTTGATGTAGTAGCCCGAGCCGTTGAACTTGAACCGGTTGGGGTCGTCCAGGTTCTTGCCGACGCCGACCGCCAGCAGCGCGTCGTGGGTGTTGGCCTGGTCCTCGGTGACGTAGTGCGAGTCGTTCGTCACCACCGGCGGCAGGTCCAGTTCCTTGCCGACCTTCAGCAGACCGTCCCGGACCTGGCGCTCGATGTCGACCCCGTGGTCCATCAGCTCCAGCCACACCGCGTCCTTGCCGAAGATGTCACGCAGCTGGGAGGCGTACTCCAGGGCCTCGCGTTCCTGTCCCAACCGCAACCGGGTCTGCACCCCGCCGGAGGGGCAGCCGGTGGAGACCATGACGCCCTCGCTGTGTTGCGACATGAGCTCCAGGTCCATCCGGGGTTTCATGTAGTAGCCCTCGAGGGAGGCGAGGCTGCTCATCCGGAACAGGTTCCGCAGTCCGACGGCGTTGCGCGCCCACATGGTCAGGTGGAGGTAGCGGCCGCCGCCGGAGATGTCCTTGCCCGCCTCGGCGGCGCTCCCGTCCTCGTCGTTGGTGCGGATGCCCCACTTCACCGGCTTCTTGTGGAACCGGGACTCCGGGGCCACGTAGGCCTCGATGCCGATGATCGGTTTCACCCCGGCGGACTTGGCCTGTTCCCAGAACTCGTAGGCTCCGAACATGTTGCCGTGGTCCGTCATCGCCACCGCCGGCATACCCTGGTTCACCGCTTCGGCGAACAGCGGCTTCAACTTGGCGGCGCCGTCCAGCATCGAGAACTCGGTGTGCACATGCAGGTGAACGAAGGGATCGGACACAGTTCGGCTCGCATTCCATGTCTGTGCGGTTCGGTGGCCATTACTCTAACGCCGCACTACCCTTACGCGGTCCCCAACATCGCACTGTCCACAGGAACTCGTGTCCGCCCCCGCACAGGGGCGGTTCCGCCCCTGTGCGACACGCCTGACAGGGACTCCCCACCGTGGAGAGCGGCGTGTTCGGTGTGTTCCATCACCACCGTCTCTTCCGCGAAGAGGCGGCACGGCGATCACCGGGCCATCCGTCGGTACTCCATCGCAGCATCCGGCACGTAACACTTGAACCTGACGCCGCGTCAGCCCGCAGTATCGGTTCCACCGGGGCGACACGCCTCGGACGGAGCAACGGTGACGGGAAAACGGCCATGGCACAGGAGCAGTCCGCCCGGTTCCGGAAGATCGGGCGGTTAGCAGCCGAGACGGGTGTGACCGTGCGGACGCTGCACCACTACGACCATCTGGGGTTGGTCTGCCCGTCCGAGCGGACGACGGCCGGGCACCGCCTGTACGACACCGGTGACGTCCAACGGCTCTACCAGGTCCTGGCCCTGCGCCAGCTCGGGTTGCCACTGGAGTCCATCAGCGCCGTGCTGGAGGGAAAGCTCCCGCTCGGCGAGCTGCTTGAGCGCCACCGCGGCCACCTGGACCGGCAGCTGGCGGTGATCCGCAACCTGCGGGCCCAGTTGGACACGATGATCACACAGGTCAACGCCCCCGGCGGAGCCACCGTCACCGACTTCACGGAACTCATCCAGAAGGTGGTAACTGTGGACGAGACGATCAGGAGCTATTTCAGCGAGACCCAACTCGCCGAGCTGGCCCAACGCCGCGAGCGTGCCGGGGAGGAGGCCGTCGCCGAGGTCGAGGCCCGCTGGCCCCGGCTCCTCGCCCGGGTACAGGAGGCGATCGACGCGGGGACGGATCCCTCCGCCCCCGAGGCCCGGGAGATGGCCCGCGAGTGGCAGGAGCTACTGCACCGGTTCCACGGCGGCGACGACAACCTGCGGGACTCGCTGTACCGGATGCAGTCCGACAACGCCGAGGAGATCCGGCAACAGTACGGCGGCCCCACCCGGGCCCAGATGGACTTCATCGCGCGTGCCGGTGAGGCGGGGACGGGCGAGTAGGGGGTCGCCACCGTTCCGACACCACGGTCCTACGGACCACGCCGCTGACCGGGACGCGGGTCGGCGGCGGTGTTGGCCGAACCTCGCGTCGGACGGACGCGTCACACCGCCGACACCATCACCCCTGTTCCGGGGACGTGTTCGTCGGTTCCCCGGAACAGGGATTGGTACCAGTACAGCCTCCGCCCAGTGCCACTCGCGACGAACACCGCCCGCCGACCAGGGCCTGACCGCCTGAATCCCCTTCATGGCGGGAGGTTCGGTAGCCTGTCGGTGATCCTGATGCGGCCCGACGGGCTTCCACCCTTCCGGCGGATATGCCCCCAC is part of the Haloactinospora alba genome and encodes:
- a CDS encoding RNA-guided endonuclease InsQ/TnpB family protein, with the translated sequence MKRERGHKARMYPTPGQANALEAQAHAARTMWNLLHDWWTQVSENRRIDLKDAEQAIKQARADIDWLAELPAQAAQAVLKTYVQAWRNCWGGRAGKPTFKSRLRSRMAVDVPQGRDLAIRRLNRRWGTVRVPNIGMVRFRWTRGLPVGKHADAHNKVTGARLVREANGWHIVFRVRTDVKEPAPHTGPGVGIDRGVAKPLALSDGTVREHGPWFTVGEEEYLRRLERKSARQRRHRTLGHPTSNRLRRTYDQIAGLRARAKRRALDWQHKTTTALAETFGVIGVEDLTITSMTASARGTVDAPGRNVRQKTGLNRSIAGEAWGRTVTLLEYKLADRGGHLVRVPAPGTSRRCSACGVTTSGNRDSQDRFACKAPGCGHTDNADTNAACNVAHAAKQQAPQDIAGARTWSPRRQAGYEASTASGPH
- a CDS encoding MerR family transcriptional regulator, with translation MAQEQSARFRKIGRLAAETGVTVRTLHHYDHLGLVCPSERTTAGHRLYDTGDVQRLYQVLALRQLGLPLESISAVLEGKLPLGELLERHRGHLDRQLAVIRNLRAQLDTMITQVNAPGGATVTDFTELIQKVVTVDETIRSYFSETQLAELAQRRERAGEEAVAEVEARWPRLLARVQEAIDAGTDPSAPEAREMAREWQELLHRFHGGDDNLRDSLYRMQSDNAEEIRQQYGGPTRAQMDFIARAGEAGTGE
- the dnaE gene encoding DNA polymerase III subunit alpha → MSDPFVHLHVHTEFSMLDGAAKLKPLFAEAVNQGMPAVAMTDHGNMFGAYEFWEQAKSAGVKPIIGIEAYVAPESRFHKKPVKWGIRTNDEDGSAAEAGKDISGGGRYLHLTMWARNAVGLRNLFRMSSLASLEGYYMKPRMDLELMSQHSEGVMVSTGCPSGGVQTRLRLGQEREALEYASQLRDIFGKDAVWLELMDHGVDIERQVRDGLLKVGKELDLPPVVTNDSHYVTEDQANTHDALLAVGVGKNLDDPNRFKFNGSGYYIKSAEEMRSINSFDEWQQGCRNTLAIAEMVEDGAYDEVFSHRDLMPRYSVPEGESQATWLRREVENKLPNRYPEGAGDDVRERVEHELGIINGMGWPAYFLVVADICQYARDNRIALGPGRGSAAGSLVSYVLGITDIDPLKHGLIFERFLNPERVTMPDIDLDFDERKRGDMIRYVTDRYGEGQVAQILTFGLIKAKAAVKDSTRIHGLPFSMGEQITKAFPPAAQGKEIDLAAIYDENNERYSEASELRSLIEKDPQVRTVMDTARGLEGLTRGTGVHAAGVILSAEPLLDVIPVHKRDTDGAIITGFPFPQCEEMGLLKMDFLGLRNLTVMDDAVNNITANEGIEIELGSLALDDANTYELLSRGETLGVFQLDGGAMRQLLKRMRPKEFKDIVAVLSLYRPGPMAANAHNDYADRSNDRQENTPIHPELEEALEPILGETYQLLVYQEQIMAIAQQLAGYTLGGADLMRRAMGKKKKEALEKEESKFFSGMQEKGFSEEAIQALWDVMLPFSGYAFNKSHAAGYGIVSYWTAYLKANHPASYMAALLTSVSGDKDKSAIYLAECRKMGINVLPPDVNESGLRFTPVGSDIRFGMEAVRNVGAQVVESILRTRQEKGKFTSFTDFLNKIELTACNKKVIESLVKAGAFDSLGGARMDLFDHHEAAVDAVLSSKKQEAHGQFDLFGAAGGDGDGPVGLDITWHEREWDRKTKLAFEREMLGLYVSSHPLSGAERILTRNSDTTILDVANGEHRDRSEVQIAGLMSSVERKVSKNSGNPWAKVVVEDMGGSIDVLFFADVYTLYSESLATDMAVSVKGRVKEREGEYSLQANEMTILDISHLTDGPPPMLLTVQEQRLTPELVAELKQTLANHRGETPLTIRVDNPVKSTVFEVPNYPVQVGTDFAGEVKSLLGPDSVSY
- a CDS encoding helix-turn-helix domain-containing protein; this translates as MDNDELTQRVRELREQGRSPKAIARTLGVSPSRVAPVVRAIAEEQPRPTENPVAGCWISPGWSLGLGVTGDPEWPDSSLVAEGDPGTDELVTVIVTRERRWGNVAVCTYLVDPYCLGVKHAYGPDVVDIAEIPPYVRRMYAPYGDEPVQAPVELAQELVFGSVAYARELGFEPDKDFDAAAGHLGEWNGPATLTFGWHGRPYYVPGPDDDTDHVLRTLERTVGAGNFGHAVESQDTSA
- a CDS encoding tetratricopeptide repeat protein, whose product is MDRGDGRAAGGGSDGAARNDLHGNAETAVQIQNNTGAVNIRTGGQADVPLEVPPEPPHFVDRTAALAKAETVLGRGDTTNVLVLDGAPGIGKTALIRKCAAQFRERFPGGQIHVTYDTGSRAHREDPDRWVTIVLRRLGVADEYLPSTYEGRVNQLRSRLARSAALVVIEGATDPAQVRPFLSNAPGSGVLVTSDGPALPELELDGARSLALEPLDSEAGRELLLAMGGDAAAAAGSGILDRLVAACDGLPLALATAARRMARCSPRGLEPLAEELEDEKQRLAALAPEGQATTVSAVLGVSYGQLSAPAAALYRALSSWPCPRVGVSVAAALGDTDPGSVRALSEELTGANLLESDGSDHYRFRHSLIRLDARERATRTESEEQRSAAFRRGLEDFLAMAAFADRVVMGERLRIVDTAAWTGGRSDPFGADDKRALRWLEEERETLREGVRAAARAGMHDHAWQLAELATALYLNVRYVTDWADTGTAGADAAQAAGNARAEARLRSLASRPLTDLGRWERAQQEIERALRAAEDAELLLRASVQEFHGRYLEYVDPDSAIAAYDRCQRLNERVAEHDAYNGARGAALAVYFRGRAFATSGREDDAIAAAGEAMERFLALSPPDERMAARARASLGYAYSRAGRLAEASRELGAAVEALRAGGRTYYQAEAERELADVLARLGAPAAALPHLRNVLAVYTAGGNPQAREVRDRLAELNG